Proteins encoded within one genomic window of Candidatus Hepatoplasma crinochetorum Av:
- the dnaN gene encoding DNA polymerase III subunit beta, whose translation MKFKIDGLTLKKISRIFSNISYNNNYLVEMNGILFEITKNNIFIEAKNTYISLKYNLNNNIEILKEGIFLIKAKLLNEVISKLENNEIVIFNKIEDNLITIKSKNSYYEINLMNDKKYKKEKFISDQNYKELIINNLYFKKLIESVVFAGDERSNRKILQGINLKIDQNSIKLIASDNIRIAFNKQKINYQKDLINVIIPIKAIKEYLKLINDSQKIKLRFFENKLLIIDDNLLTQINLIEGVFPDLERAFLGENNQKLVIKKELMLTLLDRALPLVLNKESASTIVTLKIFDQILMIESNESETGTSKIETKDFTFEGGNEFVIYFNPRLLKEAINKLENPNITLDFNSPEQPFIMKDNTDENKFRCLILPFKI comes from the coding sequence ATGAAATTCAAAATAGATGGTTTAACTCTTAAAAAAATATCAAGAATATTTTCAAATATTTCATACAACAATAATTATTTAGTAGAAATGAATGGAATTTTATTTGAAATAACAAAGAATAATATATTTATTGAAGCTAAAAACACATATATAAGTTTAAAATATAATTTAAATAATAATATCGAAATATTAAAAGAAGGTATTTTTTTAATAAAAGCAAAATTATTGAATGAAGTAATTTCAAAATTAGAAAATAATGAAATAGTAATATTTAATAAAATAGAAGATAATTTAATTACAATTAAATCAAAAAATTCTTATTATGAAATAAATTTAATGAATGATAAAAAATATAAAAAAGAAAAATTTATTTCTGATCAAAATTATAAAGAATTAATAATTAATAATTTATATTTCAAAAAATTAATAGAATCAGTTGTTTTTGCTGGTGATGAAAGATCTAATAGAAAAATATTACAAGGAATTAATTTAAAAATTGATCAAAATAGCATTAAATTAATCGCATCAGATAATATAAGAATCGCTTTTAATAAACAAAAAATTAATTATCAAAAAGATTTAATTAATGTAATTATTCCAATTAAAGCAATAAAGGAATATTTAAAACTAATAAATGATTCTCAAAAAATTAAATTAAGATTTTTCGAAAACAAATTATTAATAATTGATGATAACCTATTAACACAAATTAATTTAATAGAAGGAGTATTTCCTGATTTGGAAAGAGCATTTTTAGGAGAAAATAACCAAAAGCTTGTAATTAAAAAAGAATTAATGCTTACACTTTTAGATCGTGCTCTTCCCCTTGTATTAAATAAGGAATCTGCAAGTACGATTGTTACTCTTAAAATATTTGATCAAATTTTAATGATTGAATCAAATGAAAGTGAAACAGGAACATCTAAAATTGAAACGAAAGATTTTACTTTTGAAGGAGGAAATGAATTTGTAATTTATTTTAATCCTAGATTATTAAAAGAAGCAATAAATAAACTAGAGAACCCTAATATTACTTTAGATTTTAATTCTCCTGAACAACCATTTATAATGAAAGATAATACAGATGAAAATAAATTTCGTTGTTTAATCCTTCCTTTTAAAATATAA